The Fusobacterium sp. genomic sequence TCCCATTCTTTCAGGTCCATATTCAGGAAAACCTTGAACAAACATTCCACCACTGAATGCTGCATCTGCTAAAAGTAAAGAAGCTGTTTTGGCTCCTTGTCCCCCTCTTCCATGCCATCTTATTTCAAAAATTTCTTTCATAAATCCCCTTCCCTTTCTAAAATTTTTTAAAAAAGAGAAAGACTAAAATTGCCCTTCTCTTTATTTACTACATGTTTAAATTTAACTGTTTAAGCATGTTCATATAAAATATTATATACCATTTTCAAGCTAAATGCTATATTTTTTTAATAAATGATTTGAAAAAATACTTAATATTAAAAAAGAAATAGTATATATTATGGATTTTCAAAATATTCTTTAATTATTAAATATACATAAAGAAAAATTATTAAGAATATTATTAAAATAACAGTTTTAACAGTATTTATTTAATTTTGACATAAATTATATTAAATAAAATATTTTTTATTATTCTATAAATAGCATTTAATTTCTGAAAGTATTATGGTAAAATAAAAAGGTTATAAAATTTAAAATATGAGGTGTTTGGATTGGGATTTTTTCAGATTTTTTTAATAGGAGTAGGACTTTCAATGGATGCTTTTGCTGTTTCTTTATGTCAAGGACTTATAATGGGAAAAGTCAAAATGAGAAAAACAGTAAGAATAGCTTTTATTTTTGGAATATTTCAGACAATTATGCCAATATTAGGTTTTTGTATAGGAAGTATTTTTAGTGGGAAAGTTTCACAATACAGTAATATTATTGCTTTCATTATTTTAGGATATTTAGGATTTAATATGATAAGAGAAGCTAGAAAAGAGAATAATTGCTGTACAGAAAATGGATGTAGTTCAAAAGCTCTTTTAGCATTGGGAATAGCAACAAGTATAGATGCATTAGCTATAGGATTTACTTTTTCATTTCTGAAAAACTTTAATATTTTTATGTCATCAACTGGAATTGGAATAATTACTTTTATAATTTCTGCTATTGGAGTAGTGTTAGGTACAAAATTTGGAACATTACTAGAAAGTAGGGCTCAATATTTAGGAGGAATGATTCTTATAATTATAGGAATTAAAAGTTTAACAGAAAATTTTATTTGATTTTGAAGCTAGAATCTTATAGTACAAGATGAAGAAAGATACAAAAGTGAAGAAGGATACAAAATTTTTAAGACTGTTTAAAAAAGCAGTCTTTTATTTTTGGAAAAAATAAATAATAAAAATTTAGTTATTCAATAAATAATTATAAAATTAATATTGAGTAAATTTTGCTCTATTTTTTAAAAAAGAGAAATCTTTTTTAAATTTTGAGAATATTTTATTTGATTATGAACAACTGTTATGGTAGTATGTAAAGAAAATATTTTTATACTTAATAAAAGGAGGAACTGTATGAATTTTATCTTTATTTCGCCAAATTTTCCGAAAAATTATTGGAATTTTTGCAGAGGATTAAAAAATAATGGAGTAAATACTTTAGCAATAGGAGAAGAGGAATATTATAGTTTAACTGATGAATTAAAAAATTCTTTAAATGAATATTATAAAGTGTCTTCATTAGAAAACTATGATGAAGTCTATCGTGCATGTGCATATTTTACATATAAATATGGACGTATAGATTGGCTGGAATCTAATAATGAATATTGGCTTTTGAGAGATGCACAACTTCGTACAGATTTTAATATTAATACAGGACTTAAAAATGATAAAATAGCTGGGATAAAATATAAAAGTGTAATGAAAAAATTCTATGAAAAGGCTGGAATTCCAAGTGCTCGTTATCATATTGTAACTAATTATGAAGAAGGAAAAGCATTTATAAACAAAGTTGGATATCCAGTAGTTGTAAAACCTAACAATGGAGTGGGGGCAGCTGCAACATATAAATTAATAAATGATGTAGAACTTGGATATTTTTATAGGGATCTTCCACCAGTTGAATATATTATGGAAGAATTTGTAGATGGAGAGCTTTTATCATATGATGGCATAGCTGGTAAAGACAAAGAAATAATATTTGAAACAGCTCATGCATATCCTATTCCTATA encodes the following:
- a CDS encoding 2-oxoacid:acceptor oxidoreductase family protein; protein product: MKEIFEIRWHGRGGQGAKTASLLLADAAFSGGMFVQGFPEYGPERMG
- a CDS encoding manganese efflux pump MntP family protein translates to MGFFQIFLIGVGLSMDAFAVSLCQGLIMGKVKMRKTVRIAFIFGIFQTIMPILGFCIGSIFSGKVSQYSNIIAFIILGYLGFNMIREARKENNCCTENGCSSKALLALGIATSIDALAIGFTFSFLKNFNIFMSSTGIGIITFIISAIGVVLGTKFGTLLESRAQYLGGMILIIIGIKSLTENFI
- a CDS encoding carbamoylphosphate synthase large subunit, whose product is MNFIFISPNFPKNYWNFCRGLKNNGVNTLAIGEEEYYSLTDELKNSLNEYYKVSSLENYDEVYRACAYFTYKYGRIDWLESNNEYWLLRDAQLRTDFNINTGLKNDKIAGIKYKSVMKKFYEKAGIPSARYHIVTNYEEGKAFINKVGYPVVVKPNNGVGAAATYKLINDVELGYFYRDLPPVEYIMEEFVDGELLSYDGIAGKDKEIIFETAHAYPIPIMDIVNEQADVMYYSYKEIPEDLKQVGRKVVETFDTNSRFFHCEFFRLLNDKEGLGKKGDIIGLEVNMRPPGGYTPDMMNFANDIDVYQIWANMVAYNQGYFDNQSRPYNCVYAARRDSHRYVYSKEETLAKYRDNIVMKERMPDIFSVAMGNDMLTARFCDIEECFEFIDFYLEKY